CTCATTGACTTTCTAATGCTGAGTGAACTCTCACTTGAAAAGTTTCCTGTGTGTACAAGAGCTGCTTTCTGCATGGGGAAGGGCAATGCTTCCTGTTTTTCTACAACATTGCTCCGTCCTCTGGTTCCTCAGGCAGGCTGGCAGTCGCTATCACATCTGAGTGAAGTCTCGCCTTTGTTTGTTCTCCTGTTTCACCAGactgactttcttttttttttttatccctgcGTGTGTTCTCCAACTGCCACGTTGCCCATTGGTTCAGAGGGCAAGGTGACGTGCGGAGCTGCCAGGAGCACAGGTGTGGGTCGCTTGTGACAGatcctagaaagaaaaaattagctGTTTGACATGAGAGTTTGTTTTGTGGTTATGTGTAGGGTAGGGATCTGTGTCAAGGTGTCTTTTTCTTACTTATTGCTGCAGAACGGACAATATTTGGGCTGTATACTCTTCAGCACCTCCATAGTGAGAGTATTATACCCGACAGCAGTGTTTGTGACTAAACTGAACAGAGTCAAATGGTTTCCCTTGCTTGATGACGTTCTTGCATATTGATCTATTAATCTATAGGTAATGACCAGTAAGTGATTCTCTGCGATGCAAGACTTAAAAGCGGATCTGACCTTAACCACAATTTTATGGTTAAGAGGCAACAGTCTTAAGAGTTGACTTCCTCACTCTTTCAAGGAGGGATCTTgtgcctttaaaaagaaaatcaaacacacGCACACAAAACCCTGAACAACAAAAGCCAACTTCTATATATAATATGCAAAACCTACAGGGGACCGTGCAGGCTAACATGATGTCACTGGCTTTCTCTGCCAGCCTTTCACACGCCGCAGAAGTGAAGGCGCTTTACAGCAAAGCTCTGTGGTTTCATGTGTGATTGCACAGAGCTGTGCTTGGGGTCACGAGGCTGCCACTGCTCCCcagccagcccagctctgcGGGAGAGGTCTGCTTGTCGACTAGAAGTGGTTAGTTGGATGCCAAACCTCTCCTGTTGCCACGTTTAATGCTATTCTGTTTTTTGGAGTCCTTGCCAGGCAGGGTTGGGGGGAGGCCTGCTGAATACCTCCATCTatgtgagaagaaaaatagcCTCTTTAAATGTTAGTAGCTAAGCCAAATTCCCATGCGAGAGTGCATGAATATACTTGTGCAATATGAGTAATGACGTGACAGGCTTCAGAAATGAGGCTTCATATTTAAATATCTCTTAAAAGACTTGGCTGAGCGTAAGGCCCTTCCAAACATACACTGTCCGCAAGCACAGATGGGATGCTTACCCCAAAGGGTGGTGGAAGGAGTGTACCAGAGAAAGCATTGTCAGGGTGCATCTGCCATTGCATTATACTGAAGAgtgcttgtttgctttgttgttaaaatgaagtcacattACTTCAAATGCTGTTGCTATGGCTAACAGGGAACAGGAACTCAAAGGATAGACCTGGAGTACATCTCGGTGCAGTGGGAGTGTCCAGATGAAGTGCTGCCATGGGAAAGCCTGAGATGGCCCTCTATTTTCGTCCATGGTAAACTTGCGAATGGCAGGGCAGGACTTCATCAGCTTTAGGGACTGTTTGTGATTTCTCTAATACATGTTCCAGGATGAGACTCCTTAGGTGGCCTTTTCCACTGAACAACTGCATGCTTTCTGGCCAGGTTGGCAGGTGACAAATGTTCACTAATCTTGATGTAGCTTGTaattatgtgggtttttttttcctggttattCCAGCATGCACAAACAATTTGCAGTACTTGGATCACCTCAGCCTCCATATAAAGCTACAGCTAACTCCTGTCTTAAACTAAAGATGAGAGATTCAAGGGAGAAGTAGTGATGATTGGGATGCTGGCTTAGGGCTTCCTGTTTGATCAGCCCTACTGAGCATAACCCAAGGAGGATATTGATGGTGGTATGAGCTGTCACAGAAACTCATCCTGAAGAGCAGTAGTCTATATTTTGAGTTCTTTCTATATCAGATGCTCATGTAGACAGCCTGAATGGAACAGCTGATCCACTGTCAGATAAAATGGTAGCTGCTCTGCCATCAAGCCCACAACATAGCACTAGCTTCAGAAAAGTCTCCAGAAGTTCTGCAATACCTGGGTGTTTTGCTGCAGCAAGTAATGTTTGCAAGAGGTGTGTGGAGTACAGTATGCCAGCTACTGTCTGTGACAATTTAGGAGTTCTGGAGTTATGTTAGTGTGCTGTTACTGGTATCCCAGTGATGTAAAAGCAACAACCTGCTGTTGCTGGGTGTTTGCCCTTTGGAAGTGATGACTGTCTCCAACTTTACCAAAATAAATTTGCTTCTTTGCAGGCAACATGGTGGAATGGTGTTTGCCCCAAGATATTGATTTGGAAGGTGTGGAATTCAAATCCATGGCAAGTGGGTCCCACAAAATCCAGTCAGATTTCATGTGAGTATGTCTGAGCTATCTTACTTCTTGTCTCTTAGCTGTACATGTATACCACCAGCCTATAATTcagaacatgaaagaaaaataccatcTATGAAGTTAAGTTCCCACATAAATGTGCTGCTAAACTGTATCTAGTGGAGCCAAAGATACTCTTCAGATACTTTTTACTTCCTATCAAGTACCAGCTGGCTGTGTGGGATCTGCTGTATGACAGCTTTGACTGTGGAGGTCAAGTGGTGAACGGGGCAGGCCATCTTCTCAGTGGTGTGCGAATTTTAATGGCTTTTGGGCAAATCACACTGCACTGCTGCTATCAAGAATGTCAGCAGAGGCTTAAGGTGAAGGGGAAATCACTTTTAGTCAGGAATAACAGTTACTTTCTCAAAGGCAATGTGTATTGAATGCTTGCACTCAGCTAGATTATGCTTCAATGTGCTGGCACCAAAAATGTGAGTAGGTAGCTAGGCTATACTCACAACTTTGTGCATTGCAGGCGTTTCTTCCTTAGAAGGGCACTCACTGACTGGGTCCTGCATCCTCTGTTAGTCTTCCTTCCaagttctttcctttcctgtgttCCTTACTAGCCTGAGACATGGCTGGTGGGGGCTTTAGTGGTAGAAGCAGTGAGACCTCTTCCCTTAAATGTCTTGTCTTGTTCCTGAGAAGGCTAGGACACGCAAGGTTTGCCCTCATCCCTTCAAGTAGCAGGGTGGAATTTCAGGGGGTTCCTGAAAGAAAGAACTGTGTTGCCAGTGAGCATATGTAGCAGTCAATTGCCTTtatctcttccccttccctctttttaATGTTACCCTGTCTGTCAAATGTTTGTCCGTAGTTATTTCCGGAAAGGACTCTGTTTTGGCCTGGCCTGCTTTGCCAACATGCCTGTGGAGAGTGAGTTAGAGCGTGGTGCCCGTATGAAGTCTGTGGGgattctttccccttcctacACCCTGCTTTATAGGTACATGCACTTCCTGGAGAACCAGGTCAGGTAAGTTCTTTTGAGAATGAGACTGGCCACTCCCTACCTGGGAGAGGTTATATTGCTTCGACGGAGAGCAGTTTTAGGCACGAGAAAGAATTTGGCTACAATGCTGAGCTGTGTTTTCCTTAAATGACTGCTTTTCCAGAAAGAGTTACAGGTTCACAATGGGAAGGAAACAAGCGACGGATTAGCAACAGTCTGTTAATTGATAACAGGCTAGTCAGATGCTATCCAAACCCTACTTATTTTGCAGGGACATAAGTGTCAAGGGGAGAGTTGAGAGGACAAGAGgttccccttttctccttctgaaaATCTACTTACTAAGGGCTCACAGAAAGCTTCTAATCATTTGATGGTTATCCTGGCTAGGTGTGTGCCTCAGCTATGGGGAGCAGGCCTGGAGGGGAAAATGGTGATGGTAGAAGGGAAAGCCGTTCCTATCTGAGCATATTTTAAGACAGGATCGTTCCTATGTGTACATCAGGTTGCTGTCTGCTTCAGTTCCGCCCCTGTTCTCTGGCTGCACTGAAAGCTGGTGTTTCCTGGCACTGTGGCTGCCCTCCTGGATAAGTCTGTGCAACTGAGGCACTCAGAGCTCCTTTGCAAGCTAGGAAAGCAGATGTTGGCTTGGGGCAAGGCACTAATTAAGCCTGGAGACACTATAgatctctcctttcttcctttcttttccagacaCCAGCTGGAGATGCCAGGGCACTACTCCCATCTAGAGGCGTTCTACGATGACAAGAAAGGAGTTCTCCCTGATAGCAAGGGCACCCCCACCTCTCAGCAACCTGTCCACTGGCTGCCATCCATCCACAGATACATGTACCCAGAGATGAAGGTGAGGCAGGGGCTCTGAGACTTGTAGGAATGAGcagtgtgctgctgcttcttgttgGTGGCGCATACTTCTTTATGTAAGCAGTCACTCCAGTGCTTTGCAGGCTGCTTTAGATAAGATTTTGTTACTTGGACTGTTACAAGCTGCAGTTCTCTGTCATTGCTGCGTGCTGGTCTTGCTCTCACATTTAGACTTAGCATCTGTGCATTTGTCCCTGTTTCACCTCtgagctgttttcttccttttccctccacCTGCAGATCACACACCCTGCTGGCTGTATGTCTCAGTTCATCAAATTCTTTGGTGAGCAGATCCTTGTCCTCTGGAAGTTTGCCCTGCTGCGCAAGCGCATATTGATATTTTCACCGCCCCCAGTTGGAGTTGTCTGCTATAGAGGTATGTTTCCAGGGACACTGCAGAGCTCTGATCTAGTAGGCTGAAGCACCATAGAAATGCCTGTGGGTAATGGAGGGATAGACGTCATGCAGGTCTTCAAAATCCATTGCAACCATTCTTTGTGAAGACACTGCTCAGCCCATATTTGCCCATTTCCTACAAAACGCTTTACTTCAGGCCTTTTGGGCCAAGACAGACCTGGCACTATTAAATACAGCTTCTGtcaacacaggaaaacaaaagtgCTTAATGAATTTGTGGAATCTAGAACATGGAATTCCTATGAAAGAACTGATTATTTCTTATCTGAAATGGGATGTCCCTACTTGAGAGGTACTGGTGTTCAGGGGCATTTCAAAGCTCTAACCATTGTTTTCACAGAAGTGtgcagaagagctgggtcaGCAGGGTTAAGAATGCTCTTGTGGGAGTACTGAAAGCATCTCAGGATGTACTTCTCTTGTCCACAGTGTATTGCTGCTGTTGCCTTGCCAATGTTTCTCTGCCTGGTCTTGGAGGAACTGTTCCAGAGTCCAAACCGTTCTTCTATGTGAATGTGGCAGACATAGAAATGCTGGAGACCGAAGTATCATACGTAGCATGTAAGTACGATGGATTAGGCCTGACATTTTTAACTTTAAGCAGCGAAATGTCTTGAGACACCAGACTATGGAATAAAACTGTTGAGAAATAGGATGCGCATGGAATGACTAACTATGAAAGCAGGAGAGGAAAGTCTGGTCTGCTGGGAAAGCAACGTGCTGCTCTGAAAATCTTCTCTGATTTTGGCAGGTACAacagaaaagatctttgaggAGAAACGGGATCTCTATGATGTCTATGTGGACAACCAGAATGTGAAAACACATCATGAGCATCTGCAGCCACTCCTGAAAATTAACAATGCGGACAAGGAGAAGTACCGACGTCTCAATGACCAGAGGTAATGATAGACATCTGGGTGGTCCTGGTCTGGATAGGAGAACAGTGCGATGTGGGATAAAGAGGACACTGCTCCTTTGTACTTTCCTTCTTGTCTTGGTGTTCTCAAAGTTTCCTACCACATTCGATTCATCTCTCTGAGATTCTGGTTCTGCTGCGGCTGACTGGTATGAGAGTCCCTGGGCACTCTGCACATATACAACTATCCTGCCAGTGAGCTGATGGAGCAGACAGAGGGCAGGAAGAGAAGCAGAGTTTGTGACTCACCACTGGTTCTCTGCTGATCAGTCgcagaaatgaaaacacagccTGATTTCTAGTCCAGTGCCTTATAAAGACTACCGTATTGCCTCATATATCAGGGCAATGGTGTTGACCTCACTGGTCTCAAAGAAATGGTTGTGCAGTTTTTAGTTGTGGTCTTTGTCTTCTCTTAATGCCTTGAGGCTTGCTGTAGGTCTGTGCATTTAATATGTCTCCCTTTTCTCAGGCAGATGTTAATGTATTCTCAAGAAGTGGGTGAGGATTGTAGCTCCTGTGAAGAGGACCTTTTCATCTTGTGAGTGGCTACCTCTAATACTTAGTTGGTTGCTGTTAGGTTTAAGGAGCCTCCTTCACTGATTTCATATTGCTGTGGTTTGGCGTATTATGAAATACTATGGTTAATGTAATTCCATTGTCAGCTCTCTTCCTCTAGGGATCCAAGAACCAAACTGCCTCTTCCTCTTCAGGTcgttttcctttcagtttgaGAAGCCAAGTGCAGCAATATTAGTCTCTACTAGGGCCTCTGAAGTGCTGCAAGGGAGAAGGGAATTTTAAAAACACCATTAGAAATGCAAGAATCCCCTCCCCCTCCCATTTTCAAAAACATAGACACCATAGGACTTTTCATGCTAGAACATTTGGCTCAGGAAAAGACAGTGTCTGTGGGAAGCAGGTACTGTACCATGCTGGGGGAGGTACAGTGTGGAGATAAGACTTGCATGTGAAGGATTGGCCCATTGGTGTGGCTGGTTTTGTACTTGGCAAACAGAGGAACCAGAACGGGGTGTAGAGCGAGGTATGGAATCAGATGAAAATCGCACCTCTACCACCTTCGATGCCTGTTGCTATTGTTCACAGTCTGCAGCAGGTGAGAAGTAATGAGCTGAAACTTTGCGAAGGGCTGTCGGGGCACAGCTCTGATTTTTGAGCTGCATAGATGCAGTCGAAGCTCTTTCTGAACAGACTTGAATGTTCCTAGGAAAGCAGTAGGTAAGAAGTAGCTCTCAGTGCTGTGTTCTGTACCAGCAGTGGAGTAGGTATTTACCCAGTGCCTTACTAGATGGATGACAACactgttttctcctttgcagTGTGGGAGCTATAGGTCTGATGTACCCACTTGATTACCACGAAGTACACATTAACTGATAAGGCGGCTTCTTCTGAAGAGTGAAATGCCTGCCATAAATCAGACAGACAGAAGCACTGCTGTAAATTAAAAGttactgctttttctctgtttattctgGGGTCATCCAAAGGGTGGATAGGAAACTACTTTGGACATCACCTAAGAAGGCGGGATCTGTGACTAAAGGTTACATACAGTTCTGGGGCTCTGCTGCCTGTTTGGTAAATATGCTTGGTAAATACCTTTATTTTTGGGGGTCCAATGCCAACATCTAAGCTGACTTTATCCTGTAGGTTTTTCATGGAGCAGAACAACCGCATATTTCAGACGTTGATGGAGGTGTCAGCCAGCCAGGACAAGACACTGACAGCTGACCACGCACGAGGCATGGGCTTGGATCCCCAAGGGGATCGAAGTTTCCTTATGGACTTGCTGGAAGTATACGGCATTGATGTTATGCTGGTCATTGACAACCCTTGCTGCACTTAAACCAAGGGCAAGAGAGATGGGGAGCAAAGATCACTTTTTAAAGTCTACCAGACACTGCTTAAGAGGATCACTGGAACTCACCACAGCCACTGGATGAATCTAATTTTATGTAACTTTATATGGAGagtatttataattttaaaacaaaacgtgattttattttctccccctCAGCTTCCCAGTGAGTACCTGCTCtaggttttgtttggttttgtctccctttctcttttgtttggtttttttggttttgtttagatAGGACCAGTGGCACCTTTGCACCAGTCCTCATTGTTGCCAGTGATAGCTAGGTTTTGGCCTAGCCTGGATACCTGAGGGCTGAAGACTTCAGGAAAGCACTTTGTCTGATGGGGACCAATGTGAAATGCTGTATCTGA
This genomic window from Phaenicophaeus curvirostris isolate KB17595 chromosome 1, BPBGC_Pcur_1.0, whole genome shotgun sequence contains:
- the DENND11 gene encoding DENN domain-containing protein 11, whose protein sequence is MVERGDEAPLLFWAEGPAVSAPPPAAEASGVGGRRRQLGGGWSAAPWDGGAGPAEAAAAPRAEAEEDQIVAVFVVTFDPRTGNMVEWCLPQDIDLEGVEFKSMASGSHKIQSDFIYFRKGLCFGLACFANMPVESELERGARMKSVGILSPSYTLLYRYMHFLENQVRHQLEMPGHYSHLEAFYDDKKGVLPDSKGTPTSQQPVHWLPSIHRYMYPEMKITHPAGCMSQFIKFFGEQILVLWKFALLRKRILIFSPPPVGVVCYRVYCCCCLANVSLPGLGGTVPESKPFFYVNVADIEMLETEVSYVACTTEKIFEEKRDLYDVYVDNQNVKTHHEHLQPLLKINNADKEKYRRLNDQRQMLMYSQEVGEDCSSCEEDLFILFFMEQNNRIFQTLMEVSASQDKTLTADHARGMGLDPQGDRSFLMDLLEVYGIDVMLVIDNPCCT